In Sporosarcina luteola, a single window of DNA contains:
- a CDS encoding D-alanyl-D-alanine carboxypeptidase family protein — MKKILAILFVAAMAFFFFIKDKDARKEADPIYSEAKASIVMEADSGKILYEQNAKEALPIASMSKLMTQYIVLEAIADGRLTWDSQYKPSTTALNQPKYAVILGMDKHKTYIVRELFAAMTVTSANDAAVALAEMVSGTEEEFVIQMNKKAKSFGLRNTSFINATGLDEDETNRATVRDVAAIANELLINYPEVLEFTRMTDFTTSEGTKLWNTNLMLPGMPQAMTGMEGLKTGYTEEAGPCFASTGIYEGKRIITVVIGVEAEGSDTSTPRFELTRDLIDRYVLNK, encoded by the coding sequence ATGAAAAAAATTCTCGCAATCCTATTCGTCGCCGCAATGGCATTTTTCTTCTTCATTAAGGATAAAGACGCTCGTAAAGAAGCGGACCCCATCTACAGCGAGGCAAAGGCTTCCATCGTCATGGAAGCTGATTCCGGAAAGATCCTTTATGAGCAAAATGCAAAGGAGGCGTTGCCGATCGCAAGCATGTCAAAGTTGATGACCCAATACATCGTCCTCGAAGCGATTGCCGATGGTCGACTCACATGGGACAGCCAATACAAGCCCTCCACAACGGCGCTGAACCAACCGAAATATGCGGTCATTTTAGGAATGGACAAGCATAAAACATACATTGTCCGCGAACTTTTCGCCGCCATGACCGTCACTTCCGCAAACGATGCAGCTGTCGCACTTGCCGAAATGGTGAGCGGCACGGAAGAGGAATTCGTGATACAGATGAACAAGAAAGCCAAATCATTCGGCTTGCGGAACACCAGCTTCATCAATGCAACGGGATTGGATGAAGATGAGACGAATCGCGCAACAGTCCGGGATGTCGCCGCCATCGCGAATGAACTTCTGATAAACTATCCGGAAGTACTGGAATTCACCCGCATGACGGATTTCACCACGAGCGAAGGAACGAAGCTATGGAACACAAACCTCATGCTCCCGGGAATGCCGCAAGCGATGACTGGCATGGAAGGGTTGAAAACGGGGTACACCGAAGAAGCCGGGCCATGTTTTGCAAGCACGGGCATCTATGAGGGGAAGCGGATCATCACGGTCGTCATCGGCGTCGAAGCGGAGGGAAGCGACACGTCCACTCCCCGTTTTGAACTGACCCGCGATTTAATCGACCGATATGTGTTGAATAAATAA
- a CDS encoding M14 family metallopeptidase, which translates to MDITVRRGDSLWYYSQLFRVPLQLIIDSNRDVNLEVLSVGQRIRIPGFVAFEVQINQGDSLWLIAQRRNIPLDAIFLVNPTLNPNRLQVGQTIRVPLRITWRLVNGGQTYSYAMMINDLRRLQSVYPFILNTSIGNSVLGRNIPEIRLGTGPKRVHYNASFHANEWFTTPVVMTFLNDYLLSLTNQTPIRGLSTFPLYQQSTLSIVPMVNPDGVTLVQEGPPETEPWRTRVVEWNNGSTDFSGWKANIRGVDLNDQFPANWELERERNPKTPGPRDYGGERPLSEPEAIAMADLTRERDFAWVLAFHTQGEVIYWGYQGLEPPESEAMVNEFSRVSGYEPVQTIESYAGYKDWFIQDWRRPGFTVELGFGVNPLPIEQFGEIYQEALGIFLAGLYL; encoded by the coding sequence GTGGATATTACCGTGCGACGGGGAGATTCGCTGTGGTATTATAGCCAGCTATTTAGAGTTCCGCTTCAATTGATCATAGATTCGAATCGTGATGTAAATTTGGAGGTTCTTTCAGTAGGGCAACGTATCCGAATCCCGGGATTTGTGGCGTTCGAGGTGCAGATCAATCAGGGAGACTCCTTATGGTTGATTGCACAGCGTAGAAATATTCCTCTCGATGCGATTTTTCTTGTGAATCCAACGCTCAATCCAAACCGCCTGCAAGTCGGGCAGACGATCCGGGTTCCCTTGCGGATCACGTGGAGGCTCGTCAACGGTGGGCAGACGTATAGCTATGCGATGATGATCAATGACTTAAGAAGGCTTCAATCTGTGTATCCCTTCATACTAAACACGTCAATCGGGAATTCGGTTCTCGGAAGGAACATTCCTGAGATACGACTTGGCACCGGTCCGAAACGGGTTCATTACAATGCTTCCTTCCATGCGAATGAATGGTTCACGACACCTGTCGTCATGACTTTCCTCAATGACTATTTGCTTTCACTAACAAATCAAACTCCAATACGCGGACTGTCCACTTTTCCTCTGTACCAACAATCCACCTTGTCCATTGTCCCAATGGTGAATCCTGACGGTGTAACACTTGTGCAGGAAGGGCCGCCGGAGACGGAGCCATGGAGAACGAGAGTCGTAGAATGGAACAACGGCAGCACGGATTTCTCTGGATGGAAAGCGAATATACGTGGTGTCGATTTGAACGATCAGTTTCCGGCAAATTGGGAGTTGGAACGGGAGCGTAATCCGAAAACCCCGGGACCTCGAGATTATGGTGGAGAACGACCACTTTCGGAACCTGAAGCCATAGCGATGGCAGACCTGACGAGGGAACGGGATTTTGCGTGGGTGCTCGCGTTCCATACGCAAGGTGAGGTCATCTATTGGGGGTATCAGGGACTTGAGCCGCCTGAGTCGGAAGCGATGGTCAATGAATTTAGCCGGGTAAGCGGCTATGAGCCGGTCCAAACAATCGAAAGTTACGCCGGCTATAAGGATTGGTTTATTCAAGATTGGCGAAGACCAGGATTCACCGTCGAGCTAGGATTTGGAGTTAATCCATTGCCAATTGAACAGTTTGGTGAGATTTATCAGGAAGCGTTGGGCATTTTTCTAGCTGGATTGTATTTGTAG
- a CDS encoding VOC family protein produces the protein MKKVASFLMFQDDNAEEAMNYYTSLIEDSKITSIVRYGPGESGKEGTVMQATFTLKGQEFMCIDSSVKHQFSFTPSFSIFVTCDTEEELDNLYHELIEGGSALMPLGDYGFSKKFGWLNDRFGVSWKLNLPN, from the coding sequence ATGAAAAAGGTAGCATCATTCTTAATGTTTCAGGATGATAATGCAGAAGAAGCGATGAATTATTACACATCCCTCATCGAGGATTCGAAAATTACAAGCATTGTTCGATACGGGCCTGGTGAGTCTGGGAAAGAAGGAACTGTAATGCAGGCTACTTTTACGTTAAAAGGGCAAGAATTCATGTGTATCGACAGTAGCGTAAAGCATCAGTTTTCATTCACACCTTCATTCTCGATTTTTGTAACTTGTGATACTGAAGAGGAACTTGACAATCTTTATCATGAACTCATCGAAGGTGGATCAGCACTCATGCCTTTAGGTGATTATGGTTTCAGTAAAAAGTTCGGCTGGCTAAATGATCGCTTCGGAGTTTCATGGAAACTAAATCTTCCTAACTAA
- a CDS encoding DUF2357 domain-containing protein gives MILYMNNNSWESIENLIFIEGKSYKLKVRNNYAIIAHGLNIIHSQGNSNIFTLNIPFHTGRCSIDLLDKGKVIYHFESYIYPDDRKMILNDYLIMISDLLKTDYLAISLSNKHFEDRFIISSNGIKTRIELQYLLVERFFSDILDAVKAICTNPIKEREKKRKRYPGYKQDKFDSNAVVWVSENSHLCFNESGKYPSYFKSKVHKNAFDVLENQIVVSIIRRLLQVCGFMASKRGILRAKKIESDISYLLKKSPFQNVDKRQPKFQKTHRIKTNRHYLFLYNLNELLIKATFDLDPNKQNLIQLPLAKTYKIYEIWSFVKIIDLLNANKKIISTINLKTGYNQKEECIDLIHGQKSRILLDNSYELYYQLTLKKNGSIFYTYTSELIPDICFIKNDKMIILDSKYRIGANIDNALAELHKYRDGIIHKTNIRAVQEAYILAPSFSSRQEVHDEAYFKKWKMGCIYLSPTNTSALEKFLNKFI, from the coding sequence ATGATATTATACATGAATAACAATAGTTGGGAGTCAATTGAAAATCTAATATTTATTGAAGGTAAGTCCTATAAGTTAAAAGTTAGGAATAACTATGCAATAATTGCACACGGCTTAAATATTATTCACAGTCAAGGCAACAGTAATATTTTCACTTTAAACATACCCTTTCATACCGGAAGATGTTCTATTGATTTGTTAGACAAAGGAAAAGTTATTTACCATTTTGAATCATATATATATCCTGATGACAGAAAAATGATCTTAAATGATTATTTAATTATGATCTCTGACCTTCTTAAGACAGATTATTTAGCTATAAGTTTAAGTAATAAACACTTTGAAGATAGATTCATTATTTCCTCAAATGGTATTAAAACAAGAATTGAACTTCAATATTTGTTAGTAGAACGTTTTTTTTCCGATATCTTAGATGCAGTAAAGGCAATATGTACCAACCCCATCAAAGAACGCGAAAAAAAGAGAAAAAGATACCCGGGATATAAACAAGATAAATTTGACTCCAATGCAGTAGTTTGGGTTTCAGAAAACAGCCATCTATGCTTTAATGAAAGTGGAAAATATCCATCTTATTTTAAATCAAAGGTCCACAAAAATGCATTTGATGTTTTGGAAAATCAAATAGTTGTAAGCATTATTAGAAGGTTATTACAAGTATGTGGGTTCATGGCTTCAAAAAGAGGAATATTACGCGCAAAAAAAATAGAATCAGATATAAGCTATTTGCTTAAGAAATCTCCGTTTCAAAATGTTGACAAGCGTCAACCAAAGTTCCAGAAGACTCATAGAATAAAAACAAATAGGCACTATTTATTCCTTTATAACTTGAATGAACTATTAATAAAGGCCACATTTGATCTAGATCCAAACAAACAAAATCTAATTCAATTACCTCTTGCAAAAACATACAAAATATATGAGATATGGTCTTTTGTGAAAATTATTGATTTGTTAAATGCAAACAAAAAAATTATATCAACTATAAATCTGAAAACTGGATATAATCAAAAAGAGGAATGTATTGATCTTATTCACGGTCAGAAAAGTAGAATATTACTCGACAATTCTTATGAATTGTACTATCAACTCACCCTCAAAAAAAACGGTTCGATTTTTTATACTTACACCTCTGAATTAATACCTGATATATGTTTTATTAAGAATGACAAAATGATTATATTGGATTCAAAATATCGAATTGGAGCAAATATAGACAACGCTTTAGCGGAACTTCATAAATACAGAGATGGAATTATTCATAAAACAAATATTAGAGCAGTTCAAGAAGCATATATTCTAGCACCTTCTTTCTCTTCGAGGCAAGAGGTTCACGATGAAGCTTACTTTAAGAAATGGAAAATGGGATGTATTTATCTTAGCCCAACAAATACATCCGCTCTTGAGAAATTCTTAAATAAATTTATTTGA
- a CDS encoding DNA cytosine methyltransferase — protein sequence MYKTKVISLFSGGGLMDYGFINAGFDVVWANDIEPSAVKAYKTNIGEHIYEGDISQIKTSEIPNADVIIGGFPCQPFSFSGANEGINDDNGKLAYQFYRMVKEKRPYAFVAENVKGITTRTHKEFFDKFITLLDELGYNVNHQTLDASKYGVPQSRERVFIIGIRKDLNTSFRFEEMESSSSLNILNDAFKDIEGLPNHENTFKYFSRKAIYGGIKRGGKGGTYGMRIQEWNAVSHTLRSHIAKDGIDFIHPGCGLTNKVLSYLYGKKEGKPDSYLHQMADEIYENFQPRRLSVRECLRIQSVPDDYYFVDESIPFNTEWQIPTTSQYRIVGNGVPTLLAEEVAKTLNKKIHHKILEKQSGLLQV from the coding sequence ATGTATAAGACTAAAGTAATTTCCTTGTTTAGCGGTGGAGGTCTTATGGACTATGGTTTTATTAATGCGGGCTTTGATGTAGTTTGGGCAAACGACATTGAACCTAGCGCCGTCAAAGCTTATAAAACTAATATAGGCGAGCATATCTATGAAGGCGATATCTCTCAAATCAAAACTTCAGAGATACCTAATGCCGATGTAATAATAGGGGGGTTTCCTTGCCAACCATTCTCTTTCTCTGGAGCTAATGAAGGTATTAATGATGATAACGGGAAATTGGCTTATCAATTTTATAGAATGGTAAAAGAGAAGCGACCATATGCCTTTGTTGCGGAGAATGTAAAGGGTATTACAACACGGACTCACAAAGAATTCTTTGATAAATTCATTACTTTATTGGACGAACTTGGATACAACGTTAATCACCAAACACTCGATGCCTCCAAATATGGTGTACCTCAAAGTAGGGAAAGAGTTTTTATTATAGGGATAAGGAAGGATTTAAATACCTCTTTTAGATTTGAGGAAATGGAATCTTCCTCCTCTCTAAATATTTTAAATGATGCATTTAAGGATATTGAAGGCCTGCCAAATCATGAAAATACTTTTAAGTATTTCTCTCGAAAAGCAATTTATGGAGGAATTAAAAGAGGAGGTAAGGGCGGTACTTATGGGATGAGGATACAAGAATGGAATGCTGTTAGCCATACATTACGTTCACATATAGCTAAGGATGGAATTGACTTTATTCACCCGGGGTGTGGATTGACCAATAAAGTACTTAGTTATCTTTATGGCAAAAAAGAAGGGAAACCAGATTCGTATCTCCACCAAATGGCCGATGAAATCTATGAGAACTTTCAGCCGAGACGATTATCGGTTAGAGAGTGTCTTAGGATACAGAGCGTTCCTGATGACTATTATTTTGTAGATGAAAGCATACCGTTTAATACCGAGTGGCAAATTCCAACTACATCACAGTATAGAATAGTTGGTAATGGAGTACCGACTCTCTTAGCCGAAGAAGTGGCAAAGACTTTAAATAAGAAAATACATCACAAAATCTTAGAAAAACAAAGTGGTTTATTGCAAGTTTAA
- a CDS encoding D-serine ammonia-lyase, with the protein MDKTEKAKWVEEFPILKQIIEKQEVLWKNPLNGDSATGIAQSGITAADVKDASERLKRFAPYIAKVFPETAKENGIIESPITAIPKMKEALAPIYETVIPGKLLLKQDNALPISGSIKARGGIYEVLKHAETLALEHGLIKQDGDYTKFAEPEFRNLFAKHKIAVGSTGNLGLSIGIMSAKLGFNVTVHMSADAKQWKKDLLREKGVTVVEYADDYSKAVEEGRRQAEADPLCHFVDDENSLDLFLGYAVAGERVAAQLKESGIEVDGNNPLFVYLPCGVGGGPGGVAFGLKLQFGDNVHCFFAEPTHSPCMTIGMMTGLHDKVSVADFGLDNQTAADGLAVGTASAFVGKKMEPLLEGCYTIGDDTMFQLLSMIADTEDIRLEPSALAGMTGPLQAIRNGVPLADAPSATHLVWATGGGMVPETEMDIYYGIGKGIGRK; encoded by the coding sequence GTGGATAAAACTGAAAAAGCGAAGTGGGTCGAAGAATTCCCAATACTAAAACAAATCATTGAGAAGCAGGAAGTTCTATGGAAGAACCCATTGAATGGTGACAGTGCAACAGGCATTGCGCAATCCGGCATCACTGCAGCAGACGTGAAGGACGCAAGCGAACGGTTAAAGCGTTTTGCCCCGTACATCGCAAAAGTATTTCCTGAAACTGCAAAGGAAAATGGCATTATCGAGTCACCAATCACCGCCATCCCGAAAATGAAAGAAGCACTTGCTCCCATATATGAAACTGTAATTCCCGGGAAATTGCTGTTGAAGCAAGACAACGCCCTCCCGATTTCGGGCTCCATCAAAGCGAGGGGCGGCATCTACGAAGTATTGAAGCATGCCGAAACGCTTGCCTTGGAGCATGGGCTCATTAAACAGGATGGGGACTACACAAAATTCGCGGAGCCGGAATTCCGTAATTTATTCGCGAAGCATAAAATCGCTGTCGGATCGACGGGAAATCTCGGATTGAGCATCGGCATCATGAGTGCGAAGCTCGGCTTCAATGTCACGGTCCATATGTCCGCGGATGCGAAGCAATGGAAGAAAGATCTTCTCCGTGAAAAAGGCGTGACAGTCGTCGAATATGCGGACGATTACAGCAAAGCGGTCGAGGAAGGCAGACGACAGGCGGAAGCAGATCCGCTCTGCCACTTCGTTGATGATGAAAACTCGCTCGACCTCTTCCTCGGCTACGCCGTCGCAGGCGAACGGGTCGCTGCCCAATTAAAAGAGAGTGGTATCGAAGTCGATGGAAACAATCCTTTATTCGTCTATTTGCCATGTGGTGTAGGCGGGGGACCGGGGGGCGTCGCTTTCGGTCTGAAGCTTCAATTTGGCGACAATGTCCACTGCTTCTTCGCGGAACCGACGCATTCACCATGCATGACAATCGGCATGATGACGGGATTGCATGACAAAGTATCCGTCGCGGATTTCGGTTTGGACAATCAGACTGCCGCGGACGGACTTGCTGTTGGCACAGCATCTGCATTTGTCGGTAAGAAGATGGAACCGCTCCTTGAAGGCTGCTATACCATTGGCGATGACACGATGTTCCAGCTGCTGTCAATGATTGCAGATACTGAGGACATCCGACTCGAACCGTCAGCGCTCGCGGGAATGACAGGTCCACTCCAAGCCATTCGCAATGGAGTGCCACTAGCCGACGCTCCATCCGCAACCCATCTTGTCTGGGCGACGGGAGGCGGAATGGTGCCAGAAACCGAAATGGATATCTACTATGGAATCGGCAAGGGAATCGGCAGGAAATAA
- a CDS encoding DNA cytosine methyltransferase, whose amino-acid sequence MAYKVFDFFAGCGGFSKGFELAGYEIVVANDVWEPAKETYEYNHKNTRFILKDIEELKPSEISDIYNGTPDVIIGGPPCQGFSLAGLRMIDDERNKLYREFVRMVNEFQPKMFVMENVPGLVKRAKGFFLKQILEDFKEIGYQVEYKILKAADFGVPQNRQRVFFVGSRNNEFPIHFPIETHFDPNANIDLFNSTLIKYVNLGDAISDLPLLDDPEYLGEEIQNYITEPRNYYQKLMRLNSDLVWNHIATNHSPKTREIINLVPEGKNYKALPEELRDTRKFNVAWTRLSSKEPSSTVDTGHRHHFHPWTNRIPTVRESARIQSFDDSFIFQGTKTSQYTQVGNAVPPILASAIARSVESSLNREELKRELHV is encoded by the coding sequence TTGGCATATAAAGTTTTTGATTTTTTTGCAGGCTGTGGAGGTTTTTCAAAAGGATTTGAGTTGGCAGGATATGAAATTGTCGTTGCTAATGATGTGTGGGAACCAGCAAAAGAAACCTACGAATACAATCATAAAAATACCCGGTTTATCTTAAAGGACATTGAGGAACTAAAACCATCCGAAATATCCGATATATACAACGGAACTCCAGACGTTATTATTGGTGGCCCACCGTGTCAGGGTTTTTCATTGGCTGGACTGAGAATGATAGATGATGAAAGAAACAAATTATATAGAGAGTTTGTCCGTATGGTTAATGAATTCCAACCTAAGATGTTTGTCATGGAGAATGTACCTGGGTTAGTGAAAAGAGCCAAGGGTTTCTTTCTCAAACAAATTCTGGAGGATTTCAAAGAAATTGGTTATCAAGTTGAGTATAAAATATTGAAGGCCGCTGATTTTGGTGTTCCCCAAAATAGACAGAGGGTATTCTTTGTGGGAAGTAGGAATAATGAGTTCCCTATTCATTTCCCAATAGAAACTCATTTTGATCCGAATGCCAATATAGATTTATTTAATAGCACATTGATTAAATATGTGAATCTGGGTGATGCCATTTCAGATTTACCATTGCTGGATGACCCTGAGTATCTAGGAGAAGAAATACAGAATTATATTACAGAGCCAAGGAATTACTATCAGAAATTAATGAGACTTAACTCCGACTTAGTGTGGAATCACATTGCTACAAATCATTCTCCAAAAACAAGAGAAATCATTAATTTGGTTCCAGAGGGAAAGAACTATAAAGCATTGCCTGAAGAGTTAAGGGATACTAGGAAATTTAATGTAGCGTGGACTAGATTAAGTAGCAAAGAACCCTCTTCCACTGTTGATACGGGTCACCGACACCATTTTCATCCATGGACAAATAGAATACCTACTGTTAGGGAAAGTGCCCGAATCCAATCCTTTGATGATTCTTTTATTTTTCAAGGTACAAAGACAAGCCAGTATACTCAGGTGGGGAATGCTGTCCCCCCAATTTTAGCAAGTGCTATCGCTCGGTCTGTTGAGTCATCACTTAATAGGGAGGAATTGAAGCGTGAGTTGCATGTATAA
- a CDS encoding McrB family protein: MPYSYPFTHNLRNESIFKENLRRISGEILNRESYNNFLSDRTKTERNVATELISYMHLKKPDYTPTNIAKEILLGNEKTVLANIIKKFQYPNLCATKGYQAIENGIKLAPMKTILKLLFLKHIDNPFIEAKLTLNEVSTFIFSNPTVFRAGANVDYIRLWNEILEYRKTNTYPSEIVSDISIELRDLRDMFKLMSYSGLVNYENEDGTEYVALPITIDQDNKQLIEEICNYSGFLEIEDNSPASKVNYYNYMDIQSQIDNHEPNTHLFHILSWFKNNPSEIYSEDLIANFHINLNCLVDKHFVILSGTSGTGKTNLVKQYANAVYNLQPDENNPYFQLISVRADWEDEKPLLGYYNALQDKYETPKFLEVLLLAEFNPEKNFYICLDEMNLAHVEYYFSDFLSAVEANEPISLNGHALKELHIPNNFFIIGTINEDETTERISDKVLDRAFKMELSEVDIDNFVKNYCEEFSRDERIISDLVILGELNSILKDYQMQFGYRIVKEAIEKMHYNYQELDSYFSSEFILDSIIVEKITTKIKVEYLDLEGAEALINITDVDKFPNSKQKFLSFKEMIESSDIWGS, encoded by the coding sequence TTGCCATACAGTTATCCATTTACACATAACCTTAGGAATGAGAGTATATTCAAAGAGAACTTAAGAAGAATTTCTGGAGAAATTTTAAACAGAGAAAGCTATAATAACTTTCTGTCCGATCGAACTAAAACTGAAAGAAATGTTGCAACAGAACTAATTAGTTATATGCACCTAAAAAAACCAGACTATACGCCTACAAATATTGCTAAAGAGATTTTACTGGGAAATGAAAAAACAGTATTAGCAAATATTATAAAGAAATTCCAATACCCGAACTTATGTGCAACGAAAGGTTACCAAGCAATTGAAAATGGGATAAAACTTGCTCCTATGAAAACTATTTTAAAACTTTTGTTCCTAAAACATATTGATAATCCATTCATTGAGGCCAAGCTCACCCTTAACGAAGTAAGTACATTTATATTTTCTAATCCAACTGTTTTTCGGGCAGGTGCAAATGTTGATTATATAAGACTTTGGAATGAAATACTTGAATATAGAAAAACTAATACATATCCTTCCGAGATAGTATCTGACATCAGTATAGAATTGCGAGACTTAAGGGATATGTTTAAACTTATGAGTTATTCGGGTCTAGTTAACTATGAAAACGAGGATGGTACTGAATATGTAGCTCTTCCAATAACAATAGACCAAGATAACAAGCAGCTAATCGAAGAAATCTGCAACTATTCTGGTTTCCTGGAAATCGAAGACAATTCACCAGCTTCAAAGGTAAACTATTATAATTACATGGATATACAATCACAAATAGATAACCATGAACCAAATACACATCTATTCCATATTTTAAGTTGGTTTAAAAATAATCCTTCAGAAATTTACTCGGAAGACTTAATTGCCAACTTTCATATTAACCTAAATTGTTTAGTGGACAAACACTTTGTAATACTGTCCGGTACTTCAGGAACAGGAAAGACCAATTTGGTTAAACAATATGCAAACGCGGTATACAACCTTCAACCAGATGAAAACAATCCATACTTCCAATTAATAAGCGTTAGAGCAGATTGGGAAGATGAAAAACCACTACTTGGATATTATAATGCCCTACAGGATAAATATGAGACACCAAAATTTCTGGAAGTATTGCTCCTTGCAGAATTTAATCCAGAAAAAAATTTTTATATCTGCCTTGATGAAATGAACTTAGCCCATGTTGAATATTATTTCTCAGACTTTTTGAGTGCTGTTGAGGCAAATGAACCCATCAGTTTAAATGGTCATGCTTTAAAAGAGTTACACATCCCCAACAACTTCTTTATTATAGGAACCATAAATGAGGATGAAACCACCGAAAGAATTAGTGATAAAGTTTTAGATAGAGCCTTTAAGATGGAATTGTCTGAAGTTGATATAGATAATTTTGTAAAAAATTACTGCGAAGAATTCTCTAGAGACGAACGAATAATTAGTGATCTAGTAATACTAGGTGAGCTAAATAGTATACTTAAAGATTATCAAATGCAATTTGGTTACAGAATTGTAAAAGAAGCAATTGAAAAAATGCATTATAATTATCAAGAGCTGGATTCTTATTTTAGTTCTGAATTCATTCTTGACAGTATCATTGTAGAAAAAATAACGACCAAAATAAAGGTTGAATATTTAGATCTCGAAGGTGCTGAAGCACTGATTAATATCACTGATGTGGACAAATTCCCAAATTCCAAACAAAAATTTCTTTCTTTTAAAGAAATGATTGAATCAAGCGATATATGGGGTTCTTAA
- a CDS encoding dimethylarginine dimethylaminohydrolase family protein: protein MSSPVDDKSKTKCNTEYDPLKRVILCQPKFMAIEDIINYTQKEYADENIDVELAMKQHEEFEKLLLEHGVEVIKLPSSKRFPEQVFTRDIGFTVGKEIFVAEMASDIRKGEEEALEGFLEDENIPYQTTTDRVEGGDVIVDRDKVYVGISSRTSEEAVRNLQQTLPEHNIIRVPFNEKYLHLDCVFNILSPEIGLIFPEALSADMVETLSQSYKLIEVSPEEQFTMGTNVLSIGGNKVFSLPQNKQVNAAMRAHGFEVIEVDFSEIIKSGGSFRCCSMPLERD from the coding sequence ATGAGTTCCCCAGTGGACGATAAATCAAAAACGAAGTGCAATACAGAATATGACCCATTGAAGCGAGTCATTCTATGTCAACCTAAATTTATGGCAATCGAAGATATTATCAACTACACACAAAAGGAATATGCAGACGAAAACATCGACGTGGAATTGGCGATGAAGCAGCACGAGGAGTTCGAAAAGCTACTCCTTGAACACGGCGTGGAAGTGATCAAGCTGCCTTCATCCAAACGATTCCCCGAGCAAGTATTCACGCGAGACATCGGCTTCACAGTCGGAAAGGAAATATTCGTCGCTGAAATGGCGAGCGATATTAGGAAAGGCGAGGAAGAGGCACTCGAGGGTTTCCTGGAAGACGAAAACATCCCATACCAGACGACTACTGACCGGGTCGAAGGGGGAGATGTCATCGTCGATCGCGACAAAGTGTACGTCGGTATCAGCAGTCGAACATCCGAGGAGGCAGTCCGCAATTTACAACAAACTCTGCCGGAACACAACATCATCCGCGTGCCTTTTAATGAAAAATACTTACATCTGGATTGTGTATTCAACATACTGTCGCCTGAAATCGGACTCATCTTCCCGGAAGCACTTTCAGCAGACATGGTCGAAACACTATCGCAATCATATAAGCTGATCGAAGTGTCTCCTGAAGAACAATTTACGATGGGCACTAACGTCTTATCAATAGGAGGCAACAAAGTATTCAGCCTCCCGCAAAACAAACAAGTGAACGCCGCCATGCGCGCCCACGGATTCGAAGTCATCGAAGTCGACTTCTCCGAAATCATCAAATCCGGCGGCTCCTTCCGCTGCTGCTCCATGCCCCTCGAAAGGGACTAA
- a CDS encoding YqcI/YcgG family protein, translating into MEEITNALLTKEDFASRSDLPEWLLESYRTFRETVTDKTFPCYFGMGGEMKGELRYAYVTQKDWSNLSFALYAFLKLFEDPNHKRHGLFVFVEPFEAESDLEAYRKQFWDILQYLHDVDKVEWPADSPRNPDHYLWDFHFGGEPIFVFGNAPAYKQRKTRDLGQSMVLGFQPRRIFEGLKGTEKGGIMSREKVRERVEVWDQLPKHPDISHYGDPTHNEWKQFFIGDDVEPIVGKCPFSHKEMKSD; encoded by the coding sequence ATTGAAGAAATTACAAATGCATTATTAACGAAAGAGGATTTTGCAAGTCGATCTGATCTGCCGGAGTGGTTATTGGAGAGCTATCGGACATTCCGGGAAACTGTAACGGATAAGACGTTTCCGTGTTATTTTGGCATGGGTGGCGAAATGAAAGGTGAGCTGCGGTATGCGTATGTGACGCAGAAGGATTGGTCGAATTTGTCTTTCGCACTTTATGCATTTTTGAAGTTATTCGAGGATCCGAATCATAAACGGCATGGTCTGTTCGTCTTCGTGGAGCCTTTTGAAGCGGAAAGTGATTTAGAGGCGTACCGCAAGCAGTTCTGGGACATTTTGCAATACTTGCATGACGTAGATAAGGTGGAATGGCCAGCTGACAGCCCTCGCAATCCCGATCATTACTTATGGGACTTCCATTTTGGCGGAGAGCCGATTTTCGTGTTCGGAAATGCCCCTGCCTATAAGCAGCGGAAGACGAGGGATTTAGGGCAATCAATGGTGCTTGGCTTTCAACCTAGACGTATTTTCGAAGGATTGAAGGGCACCGAAAAAGGTGGCATCATGTCCCGCGAAAAGGTCCGTGAACGTGTCGAAGTGTGGGATCAATTGCCGAAGCATCCGGATATTAGCCATTACGGCGATCCGACACATAATGAATGGAAACAATTCTTCATCGGTGACGATGTTGAACCGATTGTCGGAAAATGTCCGTTTTCCCATAAAGAAATGAAAAGTGATTGA